The proteins below are encoded in one region of Candidatus Brocadia sp.:
- a CDS encoding polysaccharide biosynthesis protein, with amino-acid sequence MLSIGIKKAIYTCCPDFLHPVLNRVKASEIGYRLAKGVFWSTAGAVISRGLMLAASILVARILGKTDYGELGIIQSTVGMFGIFAGFGMGLTATKHVAEFRKSDPEKAGRIIGLSGLFTLITGGLMAAGLALCAPWLAEHTLNAPHLAGMLRIGAFILFISALNGAQTGALSGFEAFRTIAYVNLVVGLISFPILVGGTYYAGLTGAVWALVINLGFNWLLNHLALRKEARRYGVPFTFKECRRELPVLWRFSLPAVLSGAMVGPTTWACNALLVNQPDGYSEMGIFTATLVFQNLLVFVSGMLNAPLLSMISNAGVNISEKLGTVNILSTWILGVIVAIPLLCFPEIIQTLFGANFDTRSFTITFSIVVFYTSVMLYKAGLARVLVSKNLLWWGLFSNIIWATILIVSAAFFMRWGAAGLSMSFAIAYVLNTFILLPLYYSRNLVPKGTLFSFESVIIWSILVVLVYLNIANVPLRFRAMAFAPCLVISGVVFRRLIGMAFERRLR; translated from the coding sequence ATGCTATCCATAGGAATTAAGAAGGCAATATACACCTGCTGCCCGGATTTTTTGCATCCGGTTCTCAATCGTGTGAAGGCATCTGAGATTGGCTATCGTCTGGCAAAAGGCGTTTTCTGGTCAACTGCCGGAGCAGTGATTTCAAGGGGTCTGATGCTAGCCGCATCTATCCTCGTTGCCAGAATATTAGGGAAAACTGACTATGGTGAACTGGGAATAATCCAGTCAACGGTGGGCATGTTCGGTATCTTTGCCGGGTTTGGGATGGGATTAACCGCCACCAAACACGTAGCAGAGTTTCGTAAGAGCGATCCTGAAAAAGCCGGAAGGATTATTGGGCTTTCCGGATTGTTTACTCTGATTACTGGTGGGCTTATGGCTGCCGGGCTGGCTCTGTGCGCCCCCTGGCTTGCCGAGCATACCCTTAATGCCCCGCACCTTGCAGGCATGCTTCGTATTGGTGCTTTCATTCTTTTCATCAGTGCGCTGAATGGGGCGCAGACCGGGGCATTATCTGGTTTTGAGGCATTTCGTACCATCGCCTATGTCAACCTTGTTGTTGGTCTGATCTCGTTCCCTATCCTTGTAGGAGGAACGTATTATGCCGGCCTCACAGGCGCCGTTTGGGCCCTGGTTATCAATCTTGGTTTCAATTGGCTTTTAAACCATCTGGCGTTGCGAAAAGAAGCACGACGATATGGTGTTCCTTTCACCTTTAAGGAATGCAGACGTGAGTTGCCTGTTCTGTGGAGGTTCAGTCTTCCAGCAGTCCTCAGTGGTGCCATGGTTGGTCCTACAACTTGGGCTTGTAACGCACTGCTCGTTAACCAACCGGACGGATACAGTGAGATGGGGATATTTACTGCAACCCTCGTTTTCCAAAATCTGTTAGTATTTGTCAGCGGAATGTTGAACGCTCCCTTACTGTCAATGATTTCCAATGCCGGAGTAAATATATCCGAAAAACTGGGGACTGTGAATATTCTCTCTACGTGGATACTTGGGGTAATAGTTGCTATACCATTATTGTGTTTTCCCGAAATAATACAAACGTTATTCGGCGCTAATTTTGATACCCGTAGTTTCACGATAACTTTTTCCATTGTTGTTTTTTATACGTCTGTTATGCTTTATAAGGCTGGGCTTGCGAGAGTTCTGGTGTCCAAGAACCTCCTTTGGTGGGGTCTCTTCAGTAATATTATTTGGGCGACTATCCTTATTGTTTCTGCAGCATTCTTTATGCGTTGGGGAGCGGCTGGTTTATCAATGTCATTTGCCATTGCGTATGTGTTGAACACATTCATTCTTCTTCCACTGTACTACTCAAGAAATCTGGTACCAAAAGGAACGCTGTTTTCATTCGAATCGGTAATAATATGGAGCATTCTTGTTGTTTTAGTATACTTGAATATTGCCAATGTACCGTTGCGGTTTCGCGCTATGGCGTTTGCACCATGCCTTGTGATTTCGGGAGTTGTTTTTCGCAGACTCATAGGGATGGCTTTTGAAAGGAGGCTTAGATAA